A single window of Tenericutes bacterium MZ-XQ DNA harbors:
- a CDS encoding non-canonical purine NTP pyrophosphatase, RdgB/HAM1 family: MKILLASQNEHKIKEFKTIFEDTPITLISLKDLKDDDEVEETELTFVKNALIKAKYFAKKYHMPAISDDSGLCVDALDGKPGVHSKRYANGKDYDNNIKLLNALKGVEDRRAYFYAAIVIYFPDCTYKVYEGKVHGTIGHELKEIEAFGYDPIFYPDGYHQTFAELGPKIKNEISHRGLALKKVKGDLFEIINHK, translated from the coding sequence ATTAAAATTTTATTAGCCAGTCAAAATGAACACAAAATAAAAGAGTTTAAAACGATTTTTGAAGATACTCCAATAACATTGATCTCACTTAAAGATTTAAAAGATGATGATGAAGTTGAAGAAACTGAGTTAACATTTGTAAAAAATGCATTAATCAAAGCAAAATATTTTGCAAAAAAATATCATATGCCAGCGATTTCTGATGATTCTGGGTTATGTGTAGATGCACTCGATGGAAAGCCAGGTGTCCATTCAAAAAGATATGCAAATGGCAAAGATTATGATAATAACATCAAATTACTTAATGCATTAAAAGGTGTAGAAGATCGACGTGCTTATTTCTATGCAGCAATCGTTATTTATTTTCCAGATTGTACATATAAGGTTTATGAAGGAAAAGTCCATGGAACCATTGGGCATGAACTTAAAGAGATAGAAGCATTTGGTTATGATCCAATATTTTATCCAGATGGATATCATCAAACATTTGCTGAATTAGGTCCAAAGATTAAAAATGAAATTTCGCATAGAGGTCTAGCACTTAAAAAAGTAAAGGGGGATCTTTTTGAAATTATTAATCACAAGTGA